A window of Leptospira licerasiae serovar Varillal str. VAR 010 contains these coding sequences:
- the kdpF gene encoding K(+)-transporting ATPase subunit F, protein MSYTFLIVLVIALCGYLSFSILKPEKF, encoded by the coding sequence TTGTCTTATACATTTTTAATCGTTTTAGTTATCGCATTATGCGGTTATCTCTCCTTTTCAATTTTAAAACCGGAAAAATTTTAG
- the arsS gene encoding arsenosugar biosynthesis radical SAM (seleno)protein ArsS (Some members of this family are selenoproteins.) has product MKSLLARGSELASSKEQLKILTEVSEKLNLPGFSEKLKEVGLYPLRPTGVDILQVNVGKLCNQTCKHCHVDAGPDRREIMDKETMQECLLALATPGVTTLDITGGAPEMNPNFRWFVEEASKLGKKIMVRCNLTILLAGEKYKDLPEFFAKHKVEVVSSLPYFQKRRTDSQRGEGVFDRSIEALKNLNAVGYGIPGSGLVLNLVYNPVGPFLAGGQSTLENDFKKELKQVHGVEFNSLFALTNMPISRFLESLLEKDNIDSYLERLVTAFNPMAATAVMCRNTLSVGWDGSLYDCDFNQMLDMKIEGGVSKISDFNKSVLDSREILLHQHCFGCTAGEGSSCGGSIA; this is encoded by the coding sequence ATGAAATCCCTATTAGCAAGAGGGAGCGAACTCGCTTCTTCCAAAGAACAATTGAAAATTCTTACGGAAGTTTCCGAAAAACTGAATCTGCCTGGTTTTTCTGAAAAATTAAAGGAAGTGGGTCTCTATCCATTGCGCCCAACAGGGGTAGACATACTACAAGTGAACGTGGGAAAACTCTGTAACCAGACCTGCAAGCATTGTCATGTGGATGCAGGTCCGGATCGCAGAGAGATCATGGACAAGGAAACCATGCAGGAATGTCTGCTAGCCTTGGCGACTCCAGGCGTGACCACATTAGACATCACTGGTGGTGCTCCGGAGATGAATCCTAATTTCAGATGGTTCGTAGAAGAAGCTTCCAAATTAGGAAAAAAGATCATGGTCCGTTGTAATCTCACCATCCTTCTTGCAGGGGAAAAATACAAAGACCTTCCTGAGTTTTTTGCAAAACATAAAGTAGAGGTGGTCTCCAGTCTTCCTTATTTCCAAAAAAGAAGGACTGATTCCCAAAGGGGAGAAGGTGTATTCGATCGTTCTATAGAGGCATTAAAAAATCTGAATGCAGTCGGATACGGTATCCCAGGTTCCGGGCTTGTATTAAATTTAGTTTATAATCCGGTGGGACCCTTTCTCGCCGGTGGACAATCCACTTTGGAAAACGATTTTAAAAAGGAACTAAAACAGGTCCATGGTGTCGAATTTAATTCATTATTCGCTCTGACCAATATGCCAATCAGCCGTTTTTTGGAATCCTTACTAGAAAAAGATAATATAGACTCTTATTTGGAAAGACTAGTAACGGCATTTAATCCTATGGCGGCGACTGCAGTCATGTGCCGTAACACGTTAAGTGTAGGTTGGGATGGAAGCTTGTATGATTGCGATTTTAACCAAATGTTGGATATGAAGATAGAAGGTGGAGTCAGCAAAATATCAGACTTCAACAAATCCGTCCTAGATTCCAGAGAGATCTTATTGCACCAACATTGTTTTGGATGTACTGCAGGAGAAGGTTCTTCTTGCGGTGGTTCCATTGCCTAA
- a CDS encoding class I SAM-dependent methyltransferase, with protein sequence MQTPESHYENFLAEKYSWMLGDLSVREKDQLEVFRSFEIFPQGNGVAWDLGAGSGIQSIPLEDLGFQVLAIDLSEKLLSEIKARKPDTKIRTKVADIRSRELYQGVSPELLLCMGDTITHLGSEKDWEDTVSLWSSFLSPGSKLILGYRDLSYGKPGDQNIFVVRSEESKIFTCQLQFTQNKAEVTDIFHEKTDKGWTVSSSSYNKLILPLDDLIRTASRNNFKLAKKDEKNGMKFLLFEKL encoded by the coding sequence ATGCAAACTCCAGAATCACATTACGAAAACTTTTTGGCCGAAAAATATTCCTGGATGTTGGGTGACCTTTCTGTCCGGGAAAAGGACCAACTCGAAGTATTTAGATCTTTCGAGATATTTCCGCAGGGAAACGGAGTTGCCTGGGACCTCGGAGCTGGAAGCGGGATACAATCCATTCCATTGGAAGATTTAGGATTTCAAGTTTTAGCGATCGATCTCAGTGAAAAATTATTATCCGAGATCAAGGCAAGGAAGCCGGATACCAAAATCAGGACCAAGGTTGCAGATATCAGATCCAGGGAATTATACCAAGGAGTTTCTCCCGAATTACTTTTATGCATGGGAGATACGATCACTCATTTGGGATCAGAAAAAGATTGGGAGGATACTGTAAGTCTTTGGTCTAGTTTTCTTTCTCCGGGAAGTAAATTAATTTTAGGATATAGAGATCTAAGTTACGGAAAACCGGGAGATCAAAATATTTTTGTGGTTCGTTCGGAGGAATCCAAAATTTTCACCTGCCAATTACAATTCACTCAAAACAAAGCGGAAGTTACGGATATATTTCACGAAAAGACCGACAAAGGTTGGACAGTATCTTCCAGTTCGTATAACAAACTCATTCTTCCGTTAGATGATTTGATCCGGACCGCATCTCGGAATAATTTTAAATTAGCAAAAAAGGATGAGAAAAACGGGATGAAGTTTTTACTTTTCGAAAAGCTTTGA
- a CDS encoding DUF4395 domain-containing protein yields MIRIGNFPDTVNEYAARTVAGLVVILSLAAIITQSLWLVGALFYGFSARVLYGPKYSPFAKLAIHGIVPLFGLGSKVVAGPPKRFAQFVGVIFSGTAFLLLSLGQSLAFQFVLGVLVIFASLESILGFCAGCFVFGFLIKWGWIPEEVCEKCNNLQFVIKE; encoded by the coding sequence ATGATTCGAATCGGTAATTTTCCAGACACTGTCAATGAATATGCAGCAAGGACCGTTGCAGGCCTAGTTGTCATCTTAAGTTTGGCTGCAATAATTACGCAATCGCTTTGGTTGGTGGGAGCGCTTTTCTACGGATTTTCAGCCAGAGTATTGTATGGACCAAAGTATTCACCATTCGCAAAACTTGCGATACACGGTATCGTTCCGTTATTCGGTCTTGGGTCCAAGGTTGTCGCCGGTCCTCCTAAAAGATTCGCGCAATTTGTGGGAGTGATATTTAGCGGGACTGCATTCCTTCTGTTGTCCTTAGGACAGTCGTTAGCGTTCCAATTTGTGCTTGGAGTTCTTGTAATTTTTGCAAGTTTAGAATCTATTTTAGGTTTTTGCGCCGGTTGTTTTGTTTTCGGATTTCTGATAAAATGGGGATGGATCCCGGAAGAAGTCTGCGAGAAGTGCAATAACCTGCAATTCGTAATTAAAGAATAA
- a CDS encoding LIC20153 family lipoprotein, translating into MKQKAIWLLLVLLLSASFVDCKKEDDGDLNNLAIISALSGGGDCLVDFPGKAAIGVNRTRTTKGGGASTVTWGRIPFVNHPIAIIEILGAQVGDTVVLNGANVVENPQASGEATVYEASDCPLAESAIVDGLTKFNNPNFGDPAPDTYTWTNTVAGSYYFLLYIVGTTEITTTVTYSN; encoded by the coding sequence ATGAAACAAAAAGCTATTTGGTTATTATTGGTGCTCTTACTCTCGGCCTCATTCGTTGATTGTAAGAAGGAGGATGATGGCGACCTGAATAATTTGGCAATCATCAGCGCTCTAAGTGGAGGGGGAGACTGCTTAGTGGATTTCCCTGGTAAGGCAGCTATTGGAGTGAACCGTACTCGAACTACTAAAGGTGGTGGAGCTAGCACAGTGACTTGGGGAAGGATCCCTTTCGTAAATCACCCGATTGCGATCATTGAAATTTTAGGAGCCCAAGTGGGAGATACTGTAGTTCTGAACGGAGCAAACGTTGTGGAAAATCCGCAAGCCTCCGGGGAAGCTACTGTATACGAAGCGTCCGATTGTCCTCTTGCAGAATCTGCGATCGTGGACGGACTTACTAAGTTCAATAATCCGAATTTCGGAGATCCAGCGCCGGATACTTATACCTGGACAAACACTGTTGCAGGTTCTTATTACTTCCTGCTTTATATCGTAGGAACCACTGAAATCACAACTACTGTGACTTATTCCAACTAA
- a CDS encoding TetR/AcrR family transcriptional regulator codes for MSTKEKGVKDRILETAVRLFQTQGYGNTGINQIIQESQTAKASFYDYYASKDLLGKAYIEFYGKEQLVLLEKLRSRSENALDFIQAWTQILRRQTRNSEFAGCPMANTAAQIASTSPSISEEVKKLALRTVDFLSVYLKEMQKKGQIPKNADTQSLARKIFASYEGVLQIWKLTGKISALDDLPDMVDAIIKSSGKK; via the coding sequence ATGTCAACCAAAGAAAAAGGGGTAAAAGACAGGATTTTGGAAACCGCAGTCAGGCTTTTTCAAACCCAAGGCTACGGGAACACAGGGATCAACCAGATCATCCAAGAATCCCAAACTGCAAAGGCCAGCTTTTACGATTATTACGCTTCCAAAGACCTATTAGGAAAAGCATATATAGAATTTTACGGAAAAGAGCAACTTGTCTTATTAGAAAAACTACGATCCAGATCGGAGAACGCTTTGGACTTTATACAAGCCTGGACACAAATCCTGAGAAGACAGACCAGAAATAGCGAGTTTGCAGGCTGCCCCATGGCAAACACCGCCGCTCAAATCGCATCCACTTCTCCCTCTATCTCCGAAGAAGTCAAAAAATTGGCCCTGAGAACCGTGGATTTTCTCTCCGTTTATTTAAAAGAAATGCAAAAGAAGGGACAGATCCCGAAAAATGCGGACACCCAATCTCTTGCGAGAAAGATATTCGCCTCTTACGAAGGCGTATTACAGATCTGGAAACTAACCGGAAAAATTTCCGCGTTAGACGATTTGCCGGATATGGTGGACGCGATCATTAAAAGTTCTGGAAAAAAGTGA
- the kdpB gene encoding potassium-transporting ATPase subunit KdpB, protein MKNKNTSFFQDPKSLLKAILDSFIKLDPRVQWKNPVMFIVYIGAILSSYDLIFHPVNLSFGLQISIWLWATVLFANFAEALAEGRGKAKAESLKKTRKESKANKLNGSSVVIVPSSELRTGDKVLCQAGDQIPGDGEVVEGIASVDESAITGESAPVIRESGGDRSAVTGGTKVLSDKIIVQITTDPGKTFIDKMISLVEGASRQKTPNEIALSILLSALSLVFLVAITSLVPAVFYSQKEGGGNLGLSGSFPALVGLLVCLIPTTIGGLLSAIGISGMDRLMRRNVIAKSGRAIEAAGDIDVLLLDKTGTITLGNRMATRFVPAPGISEKNLADAAQLASLSDETPEGRSIVVLAKEKFDLRGRNLSELGGQFVPFTAKSKMSGVDFDPDLGGKTRPPIRKGASESVRNYITGLGGEYPKEISDIVDEIAREGGTPLVVSEGREILGVIHLKDIVKGGIKERFARLRQMGIRTVMITGDNPLTAAAIAAEAGVDDFIAEATPETKLKRIREEQSGGKLVAMIGDGTNDAPALAQADVGVAMNTGTQTAREAGNMIDLDSNPTKLIEIVEIGKQLLMTRGSLTTFSIANDVSKYFVILPAMFAGLFPIGGIGALSILNILGFASPESAVLSAVIFNALILVFLVPLALKGVSYRPAGADSVLARNVFIYGFGGLILPFFGIKGIDMILNFTKGVFV, encoded by the coding sequence ATGAAAAACAAAAATACTTCTTTTTTCCAAGATCCAAAGTCTTTGCTAAAAGCGATCTTAGATTCCTTTATAAAATTAGATCCTAGGGTTCAATGGAAAAACCCGGTCATGTTCATAGTTTATATAGGAGCAATATTAAGTTCTTATGATTTAATCTTCCATCCGGTAAATTTAAGTTTCGGTCTGCAGATTTCCATCTGGTTATGGGCAACGGTCCTATTTGCTAATTTTGCGGAAGCGCTGGCAGAAGGTAGAGGAAAAGCGAAGGCGGAGTCCTTGAAAAAAACGAGAAAGGAATCCAAGGCGAATAAATTAAACGGAAGTTCCGTTGTTATAGTTCCTTCTTCCGAACTCAGGACGGGCGACAAGGTGCTTTGCCAAGCAGGAGATCAGATCCCGGGAGACGGCGAAGTGGTAGAAGGTATCGCTTCGGTGGATGAATCTGCAATCACAGGAGAGTCTGCTCCGGTAATCCGAGAATCGGGAGGAGATAGATCCGCTGTCACCGGAGGCACAAAAGTTTTAAGCGATAAGATCATAGTTCAGATTACTACAGATCCTGGAAAGACTTTTATAGATAAGATGATCTCTCTAGTAGAAGGAGCTTCCAGACAGAAAACTCCGAACGAGATTGCACTCTCTATACTTCTTTCCGCATTATCTTTGGTGTTTTTGGTGGCGATCACTTCTCTTGTGCCTGCAGTATTCTATAGTCAAAAAGAAGGAGGAGGAAATTTGGGACTCTCAGGTTCTTTTCCCGCGTTAGTCGGCCTTTTGGTATGTTTGATCCCAACTACGATAGGTGGATTATTGTCTGCGATCGGGATCAGCGGTATGGATAGGCTCATGAGAAGGAACGTCATTGCCAAATCAGGAAGAGCCATCGAAGCAGCGGGAGATATAGACGTTCTACTCTTAGACAAAACGGGAACCATCACTTTGGGAAATAGAATGGCGACCAGATTTGTTCCCGCTCCTGGAATTTCCGAAAAGAACTTAGCGGATGCTGCACAACTTGCGTCTCTTTCTGACGAAACACCGGAAGGAAGATCCATTGTGGTATTAGCGAAAGAAAAATTCGATTTAAGAGGAAGGAATTTATCCGAGTTAGGAGGACAATTTGTTCCTTTCACCGCTAAAAGTAAAATGAGTGGTGTGGACTTTGATCCTGACTTGGGAGGAAAAACAAGACCTCCCATCCGAAAGGGTGCTTCCGAATCCGTTCGAAATTATATTACGGGCTTAGGGGGAGAATATCCAAAAGAAATTTCAGATATAGTAGATGAGATCGCAAGAGAAGGTGGAACTCCTTTAGTTGTCTCAGAAGGTAGAGAAATTTTAGGAGTCATTCATTTAAAAGACATCGTAAAAGGTGGGATCAAAGAAAGATTTGCAAGGCTCAGACAAATGGGGATCAGAACTGTGATGATCACAGGGGATAATCCTTTAACTGCTGCAGCAATCGCGGCAGAAGCAGGAGTGGATGATTTTATCGCAGAAGCAACTCCCGAAACAAAACTGAAACGTATCCGAGAAGAACAGTCCGGCGGAAAGCTGGTTGCGATGATCGGAGACGGAACGAACGACGCACCTGCTTTAGCGCAAGCGGACGTGGGTGTTGCAATGAATACAGGCACTCAAACTGCAAGGGAAGCCGGGAATATGATCGATCTGGATAGTAATCCTACCAAACTCATCGAGATTGTAGAGATCGGGAAACAACTTCTGATGACAAGGGGATCTTTGACTACTTTTAGCATAGCGAACGACGTATCCAAATATTTTGTGATATTACCCGCAATGTTTGCGGGATTATTTCCCATAGGAGGAATAGGTGCATTATCTATTCTGAATATTCTGGGTTTTGCAAGTCCTGAATCGGCGGTTTTAAGCGCAGTGATATTTAACGCTCTGATCTTGGTGTTTTTAGTACCTCTTGCATTAAAAGGTGTGAGTTATAGACCAGCCGGTGCGGATTCAGTCTTGGCCCGAAACGTGTTTATCTATGGATTTGGCGGGCTTATCCTTCCTTTTTTTGGGATCAAAGGGATAGATATGATTTTGAATTTTACTAAGGGGGTGTTTGTATGA
- the kdpA gene encoding potassium-transporting ATPase subunit KdpA produces MNGNDSIFFFLYFAVLFLLSPFLGIYIADVLKGEISKRFKFLSKFESFLFKNLSLKVQALEVGGFGTDNKISETKEDKNSNWKFYLLDIGIFTLLSLALVVLGLHFQDILPGNPEGKSGVAWDLAWNTSVSFVTNTNWQAYSGEVSLSYFSQMLLLGVQNFVSAGAGIAVLAAMTRGLVSKPGQSSGIGNFYVDLTRSILYILLPISLVASFILVSQGTVMDLSRYVSAIGMEGQSVKIPLGPAASQIAIKQLGTNGGGFFGVNSAHPLENPTVFSSWLQCILILLLPGALPFAYGRWVGSWKAGLSLFIGMTLLFVLSLSVSLWSESNFIGNWEGKETRFGVAQSVLWGMATTAASNGSVNAMHDSFSPLAGGIAVWNILLGEVVFGGVGVGLIGMLFYVVLTVFIAGLMVGRTPEYLGKKIEAKEVKLALAGVLIPGLCILLFTAFSLLYESALSSRTNLGPHGLTEILYSFASASGNNGSAFAGLNANTPFYNLTLSFCMLVGRFAVIIPALGLGGVLSGKKIAPKGEGTFSTESPLFVLLLLSVIFLVGALTFLPVLVLGPGSEHILLQYGQKF; encoded by the coding sequence ATGAACGGAAACGACTCGATCTTCTTCTTTCTATATTTTGCGGTATTATTTCTTCTCTCTCCATTCTTAGGAATTTACATAGCCGATGTTCTCAAGGGAGAAATTTCCAAACGATTTAAATTTCTTTCTAAATTCGAATCTTTTCTATTTAAGAACCTTTCCTTAAAGGTTCAGGCTCTCGAAGTCGGTGGATTTGGAACGGACAATAAGATTTCCGAAACCAAGGAAGATAAAAATTCTAATTGGAAATTTTATCTTTTAGATATTGGAATCTTTACTCTTTTAAGTTTGGCCCTGGTGGTATTGGGGCTCCATTTTCAGGACATTCTTCCTGGAAATCCAGAGGGTAAGTCCGGAGTTGCCTGGGATCTGGCCTGGAATACCTCAGTCAGTTTTGTGACGAATACGAATTGGCAGGCGTATTCAGGAGAAGTTTCTCTTTCTTACTTTAGCCAAATGTTACTTTTGGGAGTACAGAACTTTGTGAGTGCAGGGGCGGGGATCGCTGTACTTGCGGCTATGACAAGGGGACTAGTTTCTAAACCGGGACAGTCTTCCGGGATCGGTAACTTCTACGTCGATCTAACCAGAAGTATATTATATATTCTTTTACCAATTTCATTAGTCGCCTCATTCATTTTGGTTTCGCAAGGTACTGTTATGGATCTCTCCAGATACGTGAGTGCGATCGGGATGGAAGGCCAATCGGTAAAGATCCCGCTTGGGCCCGCTGCTTCTCAAATAGCGATCAAACAATTAGGAACGAATGGAGGAGGATTTTTTGGAGTGAACTCCGCTCACCCTTTAGAGAACCCTACGGTTTTTTCCAGTTGGCTGCAGTGTATCTTGATCTTACTTCTTCCTGGAGCATTACCTTTTGCTTATGGAAGATGGGTGGGCTCCTGGAAGGCCGGTCTGTCCTTATTCATAGGAATGACTCTTCTTTTTGTCCTAAGTCTTTCCGTGTCTCTTTGGTCGGAAAGTAACTTTATAGGGAATTGGGAAGGTAAAGAGACTAGGTTTGGAGTGGCCCAAAGCGTTCTTTGGGGAATGGCGACTACAGCAGCGTCTAACGGTTCAGTGAATGCGATGCATGATAGCTTTTCTCCGCTCGCAGGAGGAATTGCGGTTTGGAATATTCTTTTAGGCGAAGTAGTATTCGGAGGTGTAGGGGTTGGACTTATCGGAATGTTATTTTATGTGGTCCTCACCGTATTTATCGCAGGGCTCATGGTCGGAAGGACTCCTGAATATTTGGGAAAAAAGATAGAAGCAAAAGAAGTGAAGCTTGCACTTGCGGGAGTTTTGATACCTGGGCTTTGTATTCTGCTATTCACTGCATTCTCTCTTCTTTACGAATCTGCTCTTTCTTCTCGAACGAATTTAGGTCCCCACGGTCTAACGGAAATTTTATACTCATTTGCATCCGCTTCCGGGAATAACGGATCCGCATTTGCAGGTTTGAATGCGAATACTCCATTTTATAATCTAACTCTTTCTTTTTGTATGTTGGTCGGAAGATTTGCAGTGATCATTCCCGCCTTAGGACTGGGTGGAGTTTTATCCGGCAAGAAGATCGCTCCAAAAGGAGAAGGTACATTCTCTACGGAGAGTCCTTTGTTCGTATTACTTCTTCTTTCCGTGATCTTCTTGGTAGGAGCTTTGACATTCCTGCCCGTTTTGGTTTTGGGTCCTGGTAGCGAGCATATCCTTCTGCAATACGGTCAGAAATTTTAG
- a CDS encoding adenylate/guanylate cyclase domain-containing protein: MLSRHFETLSNTLEKEILASEQIRSKILLAAFAFAGISWSVLFLFLKEEFNRSTGIEFPFEVLIGALAFGTVYEFGFLKLLNYLKVRGFKLPLLPRFGNALIETSLPGIILFILIQKHSHPVVPSNSPISNLYFIFIILSVLRMEFGLSFFTGAIAAIQYLVTGLFFVPDSPLDGESAYSFFYSKVPTYMRSGLFLASGIVAGLVGLRLKKILKNSVERLEERNEILGMFGQYVSPSVVDKLMSQKTDTASENKDVCVMFLDIRNFTKFSEDKSPSEVISYLNTLFEDMIEIVNKHNGIINKFLGDGFMAVFGAPLSDNGKDAKNAVSASLEIQKKVIEMNISGKIPETKIGIGLHFGEAMTGSVGSSQRKEYTIIGDTVNLASRVEQLNKDFGSEILATDTVYEHVKHYLEAESLPPVKVKGREKEVLIYKLT; this comes from the coding sequence ATGCTATCCAGACATTTTGAAACCCTGTCTAATACCTTGGAAAAAGAGATCCTGGCCAGCGAACAGATCCGAAGTAAGATCCTCCTGGCGGCCTTCGCATTTGCCGGAATTTCTTGGAGCGTTCTATTCCTATTTTTAAAAGAGGAATTTAATCGGAGCACCGGGATAGAATTCCCTTTCGAAGTTCTGATCGGCGCTCTTGCATTCGGCACAGTTTATGAATTCGGATTTTTAAAATTACTGAATTATCTGAAAGTAAGGGGATTTAAACTTCCGCTTCTACCTCGATTCGGGAATGCATTGATAGAAACTTCTTTGCCTGGGATCATATTATTTATTTTGATCCAAAAACATTCTCACCCGGTCGTCCCTTCCAATTCCCCTATCTCGAATCTATATTTCATTTTTATAATACTTTCAGTCTTAAGAATGGAATTCGGTCTTTCTTTTTTTACGGGAGCGATCGCAGCGATCCAATATTTGGTTACGGGTCTATTTTTTGTTCCAGACTCTCCTTTGGATGGAGAATCCGCTTATAGTTTCTTTTACTCCAAAGTCCCCACGTATATGCGCTCCGGATTGTTTTTAGCTTCCGGAATTGTCGCCGGCTTAGTCGGTCTCAGATTGAAAAAAATACTGAAAAACTCCGTAGAACGTTTGGAAGAAAGAAACGAAATTTTAGGAATGTTCGGGCAATATGTTTCCCCATCAGTAGTTGATAAATTGATGAGCCAGAAAACGGATACTGCTTCCGAAAACAAGGACGTATGTGTGATGTTCCTAGATATCCGCAACTTCACTAAATTCTCCGAAGATAAAAGTCCTTCCGAAGTGATCTCATATTTAAATACCCTATTCGAGGATATGATAGAGATAGTGAATAAGCATAACGGAATTATAAATAAATTTTTGGGAGACGGGTTTATGGCGGTCTTCGGAGCTCCGCTTTCCGACAATGGAAAAGACGCCAAGAATGCAGTCTCTGCCTCTTTAGAAATTCAGAAAAAAGTAATAGAGATGAATATCTCCGGCAAGATCCCTGAAACAAAAATCGGAATAGGCCTGCACTTCGGAGAGGCTATGACAGGAAGTGTAGGTTCTTCCCAAAGAAAGGAATATACCATCATCGGTGATACGGTCAATCTTGCGTCCAGAGTGGAACAACTGAACAAAGACTTCGGAAGCGAAATTTTGGCAACGGATACTGTTTACGAACATGTAAAACACTATTTGGAAGCGGAGTCCCTTCCACCTGTAAAAGTAAAAGGAAGAGAGAAAGAAGTCCTAATCTACAAATTGACCTAA
- a CDS encoding nitroreductase → MSSLSSETESIDISGVASSVEEAVFTRHSIRDYLSKPVEDSVLRELFAKSLRAPSWKNSQPWKVHVVSGAKRDRMAELLQERAKQSETPVPDTIWPTGFPADAKRRMFDLGMKIYGAAGIERKDKEARDKFMLRNFEFFGAPTAVFITTEFELNFYIALDIGCFLNTVMLLARSYGLGTVPQAALSAFPEVVRKELGLAESEKIVCGLSLGYPKPDSTLNKFHTPREEVSDLVKFYA, encoded by the coding sequence ATGTCTTCTTTATCCTCAGAAACGGAATCCATAGATATTTCTGGAGTAGCTTCCAGCGTAGAAGAAGCGGTTTTTACCCGGCATAGTATCCGGGATTATCTTTCCAAGCCTGTGGAAGATTCCGTCTTAAGAGAGTTATTCGCTAAGTCTTTGCGAGCTCCAAGTTGGAAAAACAGCCAGCCTTGGAAGGTGCATGTGGTAAGCGGTGCTAAAAGAGATAGAATGGCGGAGCTATTACAAGAAAGGGCAAAACAATCCGAAACTCCCGTGCCTGATACGATTTGGCCCACCGGTTTTCCTGCGGATGCAAAACGTAGAATGTTCGATCTAGGTATGAAAATCTATGGTGCGGCAGGGATCGAAAGAAAGGATAAGGAGGCCAGGGATAAGTTTATGCTGCGGAACTTCGAGTTTTTTGGAGCTCCTACAGCGGTATTTATCACGACGGAATTCGAACTTAATTTCTATATCGCACTGGATATAGGCTGCTTTTTGAATACGGTGATGCTTCTTGCCAGAAGTTACGGTCTCGGAACTGTTCCTCAGGCAGCGTTATCCGCATTTCCTGAAGTTGTTCGAAAAGAATTAGGTCTGGCAGAATCGGAAAAGATAGTTTGCGGTTTAAGCTTGGGTTATCCTAAACCGGACTCCACATTAAATAAGTTTCATACACCTAGAGAAGAAGTTTCCGATCTAGTAAAATTTTACGCTTAG
- a CDS encoding arsenosugar biosynthesis-associated peroxidase-like protein, which produces MAQETTYYKPEDLKKFGNIGEFEPDLAKKFFDYYGAVFADGALSAKEKSLIALAVAHVVQCPYCIDAYTTDTVEKGVTEEQIWEAIHVGAAIRGGASLVHSVQALNKVKELGI; this is translated from the coding sequence GTGGCACAGGAAACAACTTATTACAAACCGGAAGATCTGAAAAAATTCGGGAATATCGGGGAATTTGAGCCTGATCTTGCAAAGAAGTTTTTCGACTATTACGGAGCGGTCTTTGCGGATGGAGCGTTGTCCGCTAAGGAAAAATCATTGATCGCTCTTGCGGTAGCGCACGTGGTACAATGTCCTTACTGTATTGACGCTTATACTACGGACACGGTGGAAAAAGGAGTGACCGAAGAACAAATTTGGGAAGCGATCCATGTAGGTGCTGCTATCCGCGGGGGAGCAAGTCTGGTTCATAGCGTTCAAGCATTAAACAAAGTTAAAGAACTCGGTATATAA